In Acidobacteriota bacterium, the genomic stretch ATTGGCCGGTAAATGGACATTACGGGAGTGCAGACCGTCCGTGCCCGCCTCGCAGCGCTGGGCGTTTCGCAGCACGCGCTGGCGCGCGCGCTCGACGTCAGCCAGGCGACGTTGAGCCTGTGGTTGAACGGCTACCGGCAGCCGCCGGCGGACTTCGAGGCGGCGGCGATGGCGGAGCTGGACGTGCTGGAGCAGGCCGAACGGGCCGCG encodes the following:
- a CDS encoding helix-turn-helix transcriptional regulator; translation: MDITGVQTVRARLAALGVSQHALARALDVSQATLSLWLNGYRQPPADFEAAAMAELDVLEQAERAATAARAEALAKGRAGRTGAWRPRARRKRHGRESARR